TGATTCTTGGTCCAAAATGTCTGGATTACTAAATTGagtacaacaacatacccagtgtattcccacaaataCCACTAATTCAGATGAAGATTACTAAATTGAGTGCCCGACAAAAAATGCATCTCTGGGCATAGTGGAGAGTTCTTACTTTATTCATAAAAAATGGTCatctaatatttttatacaacCTTTTGTCTTGGCAATCAGTTTCTGAAGGCCTTTATTCAAATGGCAGGCCACCAGCTCTTCTGCAATGGACCCTGTGACGCTGGTGGAGTTGGAATGCTCTACTGCACCCAAACCACTGCATGAAAATTTACTAAGAAAATCTACAACCAAGCTGATATCTGCAAGTGTTGTAAGTTTTTCATCCAGTTATTCAATCAAATCAAAAGAGTATGCTCTATAGTAGTTAATTTTTTATTGCATTATGCTATAGGATATTTGGATGGGTACAGAATTGCTCTTTACAGACGTATCGGATGCTTTAGGGCTACTTATAAAGAAGTTGAAAGGCCGTCAACTCACAAAAagggagagagagaaaatgaAGAGAACGCTGGGAGATATTGCTACTCTTGTTCCCATAACCATCTTAATGTTAATCCCTGTAAGGATCAACTAtatgaatgatggattttcattcctTTCTGCTCAAAGCTTATATTTCTGCTGAATGAACTGGTCTTTTGGTCAACTTCTATGCTAGAAATGGTTTAGGGCCTACAGAACttaaaattagagatgatagcCATGACTATCCTGCTTtccaagaaaaaaatttagactATTGTTTCCACGAAATAATATTAGTGGTAGTGGATTGATTCTAATAGTTGTTTTACAATGGACTTTCATCATGAACTACTTTCATCTAGTTTCAGGTTGTCAATGTGAAAATATATCTTCCTTACTGTTCTCACAAAGGAAAGAGATTCTCAAAGATTCACTTTGTTAAATTATCAGGTTTCTGCTGTGGGTCATGCAGCAATGCTAGCCGCAATCAAGAAATATGTCCCGAGTTTGGTAATTCAGCTGTAATCTATCACTCTATACATTATTCCTTTCTATTATTTGCTTATATCTTTTGTTTGTGGCCCAGATTCCTTCTCCGTATTGTTCTGAAAGGCTTGATTTTATGAAACAATTAAAGAGAACGCAGAAGAAGGAAATCGAAGCTCGGAGCAGCATTGAACACCCTCCTTCTAAAGATGTAGAGTGAATGGTAGCTGGCGGAAGCAACTTCATTATCATGGTGTTGGTACGGCTTAACTTTCTGTAAAGTGGCAAGAGAAGTTGCACATACACCTTGTCATATCTGACGCAAGGAACTGTCAATCAGAGGAAACTGAAACACCACCTTTTCAAAAGCACACGTACACAAATCCAGCTAAATTTAGTTCTAGTGAAAGCACCTATGAACTGTATTTGCTCTAGGCATAATCTAACAATTGTTCATAGTATCCATGGGTTAATACAAAGCTTTCAAGTTTCGAAGAATTTGTTTGGTTAGAGGGTCTGGTTGTTTACCACAAGGTCAAAAAACTTGATGGTTCTCTAGCATTAGATAACACATGACAGACAGATCTAGAAAGTGTATATATGGCAAGGTGatcaatataattatttaagtcGAACAACTTGTTTCACTTTTTATGacaacatttttattttagtttgttctAAAAAAGAATAATATGTGAACTAAGGACTAGGAAGTAGTATGTGCATGTATACATTGTCAAATGATACTCATTGTTTACAAATATTCATTTCttgatttcaaatttttgaaattacgtactcaaaatataaagtatgatcAAGGAATGGATACAATCTCATCAAATTCGTACACCATTTCGAACATCTCATCCAAGTTACGTTGGATCCAAATATGCACAACAAAAGctagaaataaattaaaacgaaGAGAGTAAAATCTAATCGAGTCATTAGAATTTACAAACTATTAATATTCGTTCATCATAATAATTACTCAGTCAAATTTGCCTAATCCcaatcatcaaactcatttagCAAACAGAAGTTGACCCAAGACTTAATATCAAACACGTCAGAATTCTAAATCCATATCCCAAACACCACACATCaaatttttattagtatttatcTTGTGCTGTGCTTTTATATTGTACAACATGAACATTTTGTACTagtatttattttcttgaacCGCGTCATCTACCAGGCGGCTaaattgaaaggagaaatttaagAGGAAAAGTTTGATGATATTCTGTGAAAGGGAAATTGTgcagaaatttcaaaataaaaaattgcattccACTAGGTTACTTGTGGGGGCACGAAGGACCAATAGGGGCGGCTTTGGAAAAAATATTGTCCCTTTGCTCATTCCTACACAAGAATAGAGAACAAAACTCAAAAGGAAAAAAGTTTTCTactagtaatttatttttttctaaaaaattagatGTACAATAATGTCGTATAGAAAATTAACTCAtttctattcattttatttttgttgttaaataTTATTCACTATCCAATACATTTGTGAAAGCattacaatttattattttcattgggCAATATAGCACCATCCTTATTAATTACTTCCTCCATCCATTTTACTTGTTTACTTTTTCTATGTTGGGATGTCGAACAATATTTGTCCGGCCTATTTCTACCCATTTTACACTTAGTATTGAGTACGATTTACTagcatttttcaaaaaatttatctatATCATTTACTTGTTTCTTTATCCATGTGTCAATAGAaaagtggacaagtaaagatgAACGTATTAAAAAGTTTTTAACGTGTGTCAAGTAAATAGTAAACAAGTATTATTTAACAATAACGAGTAATAAGATAAGATCAGTAAAAGAAAGCCAAGAATAATCTTACGTTCAATGCTAATTAAATTGTATTCAAGTCTATTTCTTTGATAAATATAATTAGTCCGACACAAATTTGACTCTAGTTAAATATGTTGAATATGGACTTGGcttctttttatcctttttttataaTATACTACTCAATATATTTTGCCAAGTGGATGTTGCTGCCTATAAATAAGGACTCGTTCAATTGAAACTTCACATTACCAAACTCATCATCATTCTCCattctttatttgtttctttgaaaagttgaaagatcGAAAGTTTACTATATTTATACATACATTATTATTTCTCACTCTTTTGTCTAAAAACGTAATCATCATGTTACTGGAAAAGATTGTGGACGTAATCTCTGGGAAAAATGACGATGGAAAAAAGATGAAAGGAACTGTTGTGTTGATGAAGAAGAATGCATTGGACTTTAATGATGTCAATGCTTCTTTTCTTGATGGAGTTCTTGAGTTCCTTGGCAAGAGAGTCTCTTTGCAGTTGATCAGCTCTGTTCATGGTGATCCTGGTAAGTTCTCTACCTCTCTATAGGAGGGAAACTTTCcttgtttttaaaatatatacgAGTAGAGTAGACTAATAGGTCGATGAAGGGgaaccttggagtaactggtaagtGAGTTGCTGCCACGTGAtcaagaggtcacgggttcaagccttggaaatagcctccggcggaaatgcaaggtaaggctacgtACAATATATACACCTTTGTGGTAGGACACTTCCTCGGGATCTGCGTATAGCGAGAGCTTTAGTGCAACGGGCTCCCTTTTTTAGACTAATAGGTCGATGAATATTGATTCTTAAAATGTTGTGAAAGTTCGAAAAGATAATTATGTCAAACATCGTAAACTGAGTCATCATATTGGTACAAAACAAAGTTAAATAAATGGCTTCTGGTACAAAGTTACTCGTAGTTCATtgactttttgagatataaaaTTTCTGAAAGTTTGTTATTACTTTAGAACTACAGATACGTATACTCCTCGTATTAGTTACTAGTTACTACCATATTCGTAAGTGTAGTTCattgatttaattttgatcaaTGTGATCCATGTTTGCAGCGAATGGTTTACAAGGGAAACGTAGCAAGCCAGCTTACTTGGAGAACTGGCTCACTACACGAACCCCATTAGTCGCAGGCGAATCAGCCTTTGATGTCACGTTTGATTGGGACGAGGATATTGGAGTTCCAGGGGCATTTATCATCAATAATTTGCACTTCAATGAGTTTTTCCTTAAATCACTCACTCTTGAAGACGTTCCCAATCATGGCAAGATTCATTTTGTCTGTAATTCTTGGGTTTATCCTGCTAAAAGATACAAATCAGAACGGATTTTCTTTGCTAATCAGGTACTGTTATGCATAATTTATTTTAAGTATATACAAAGAGAGATTATTTAGAAAaagatttttaattaatattattgtAAATATTAATGCAGGCATATCTTCCCCACGAAACTCCAGAACCATTGCGCGAATACAGAGAAAAAGAATTAGTGACCTTAAGAGGAGATGGAAATGGAAAGCTTGAGGAATGGGACAGGGTTTATGACTATGCTTTCTACAACGACTTGGGTGATCCAGAAAGAGGCGAAGCGTATGCTAGGACTATCTTGGGAGGATCTGCTGAGTTCCCATACCCTCGGAGAGGAAGAACAGGCAGAAAGCCAACAAAAGCAGGTTATGAATCTGCaaaagatatttctttttctGCGATGCGACATTTATAGTTGTCTGAAGATTTTGAAGAAACTAACTTCGAGTGAcatgtttttctattttgaacAGATCCTAAAAGTGAAAGTAGGATTCCATTGCTTATGAGTTTAGACATCTATGTACCAAGAGATGAGCGTTTTGGACACATTAAGTTGTCGGACTTCCTGACATATGCTTTGAAATCCATTGTTCAGTTCCTTATCCCCGAGTTTCAGGCTCTCTTTGATAGCACTCCTGATGAGTTTGACagctttgaggatgtactgaggcTTTATGAAGGAGGAATCAAATTGCCGCAAGGCCCTTTTCTCAAAGCCCTCACTGACAGCATTCCTCTACCGATTCTAAAAGAAATCATCCGAACTGATGGTGAAGGGAAATTCAAATTCCCAACTCCTCAAGTTATTCAAGGTACTGATGTTGCTTCCTGAAACGACCTACTTATTACCTTTTTCGTGTCATCCTTTACGTTTTGTTACATATGATTTGTGGATTGTTTTTCCAGCGGATAAAAGTTCATGGAGGACTGATGAAGAATTTGCAAGAGAAATGCTTGCCGGAGTAAATCCTGTCATAATCAGCAGACTCCAAGTAAGTTAGCTTCACTGTTCACATATATATCATGCACATGATTTGGAAAGAGGAGTTTGTAACTCAGATTAAATTTGTTTAtgcttcatcttttctttccGTGCTTACGAAATATtgtctttatgtttttttttttttttttttttatctacagGAGTTCCCTCCAAAAAGCAAGCTAGATACTGAAGTATATGGAAACCAAAACAGTACAATAACCAAAGAACATATAGAGAATGCACTGGATGGGCTAACTATCGATGATGTAATTTATTTATCTCTATCTTCCCGATTAGTGTGTTTAAATACTTCGAGTAAGTGTAGATTCCATTCATAAACCCTGAGTAGTAAAAAGATTGCAATGTTATTTACAGGCAATCAAGACAAACAGGCTTTACATATTAAACCATCATGACATGCTTATGCCGTATGTGAGGAGAATAAACACGACAAACACAAAACTCTACGCCTCAAGAACTCTGCTTTTCTTGCAAGACGATGGAACAATGAAGCCAATAGCAATTGAACTAAGCTTGCCACATCCGGATGGAGATGAACTTGGGGCTGTTAGCAAAGTTTATACCCCAGCCGATCGAGATGTTGAGGGTACGATCTGGCAATTGGCTAAAGCTTATGTTGCAGTGAATGACTCGGGTGTTCATCAGCTAATCAGTCACTGGTAAAATTCTATTAGATGATATCTCTAAGGATTTATGAGTCACAGTAACAACTTCAATACTTTGTCAAAGTCATATTCAAATAATGTGTGGTTATCTTCTCAGGTTGAATACACATGCAGCAATTGAGCCGTTTGTGATTGCAACAAACAGGCAACTAAGCGTGCTTCACCCGATTCATAAACTTTTACATCCTCATTTTCGGGACACGATGAACATAAACGCTTTGGCAAGACAGATCTTAATCAATGCTGGTGGAGTTCTTGAGCTGACAGTTTTTCCTTCCAAATATGCGATGGAAATGTCTGCTGTAGTTTACAGAAATTGGGTCTTCCCTGAACAAGCACTTCCGGTTGATCTCGTTAAGAGGTATATAAATTACAATTTTAGAACTAACTTTACAAGAAAAATATGGTTGTTCATGAAGTTTTAAGGTATTCCGATTTTGCTAATATGTCTATAATATCACTTGATTTTAGAGGAGTTGCAGTAGAGGACTCGAGTTCCCCACATGGCGTTCGCTTACTAATTCAAGACTACCCATACGCTGTTGATGGTTTAGAAATATGGTCAGCAATCAAAATTTGGGTAACAGAATATTGCAACTTCTATTATAAATCAGATGAATCAGTTCTGAAAGATGATGAACTCCAAGCCTGGTGGAAAGAAGTTCGGGAAGAAGGGCATGGTGACAAGAAAGATGAACCCTGGTGGCCTAAAATGCAAACACGTCAAGAGCTAATAGATTCTTGCACCATTATTATTTGGATAGCATCAGCACTTCATGCAGCAGTTAATTTTGGGCAATACCCTTATGCAGGTTACCTCCCAAATCGCCCAACATTAAGTCGAAGATTCATGCCTGAGCCAGGAACTCCTGAGTATGAAGAACTTAAGACAAATCCTGATCTGGCGTACTTGAAAACAATCACTCCTCAACTGCAGACATTACTAGGAATTTCTCTCATAGAGATATTGTCAAGGCATACATCAGATGAGGTTTACCTTGGACAGAGAGACTCATCTGAATGGACAAAGGACCAAGAACCTCTTGCTGCTTTTGAGAGGTTTGGGAAAAAGTTGAGTGAAATCGAGGATCAAATTGTACAGATGAATGGCGATGAGAATTGGAAAAATAGGTCGGGGCCTGTTAAGGTTCCATATACGTTGCTCTTTCCTACAAGTGAAGAAGGACTCACAGG
The Capsicum annuum cultivar UCD-10X-F1 chromosome 6, UCD10Xv1.1, whole genome shotgun sequence DNA segment above includes these coding regions:
- the LOC107876113 gene encoding probable linoleate 9S-lipoxygenase 5, encoding MLLEKIVDVISGKNDDGKKMKGTVVLMKKNALDFNDVNASFLDGVLEFLGKRVSLQLISSVHGDPANGLQGKRSKPAYLENWLTTRTPLVAGESAFDVTFDWDEDIGVPGAFIINNLHFNEFFLKSLTLEDVPNHGKIHFVCNSWVYPAKRYKSERIFFANQAYLPHETPEPLREYREKELVTLRGDGNGKLEEWDRVYDYAFYNDLGDPERGEAYARTILGGSAEFPYPRRGRTGRKPTKADPKSESRIPLLMSLDIYVPRDERFGHIKLSDFLTYALKSIVQFLIPEFQALFDSTPDEFDSFEDVLRLYEGGIKLPQGPFLKALTDSIPLPILKEIIRTDGEGKFKFPTPQVIQADKSSWRTDEEFAREMLAGVNPVIISRLQEFPPKSKLDTEVYGNQNSTITKEHIENALDGLTIDDAIKTNRLYILNHHDMLMPYVRRINTTNTKLYASRTLLFLQDDGTMKPIAIELSLPHPDGDELGAVSKVYTPADRDVEGTIWQLAKAYVAVNDSGVHQLISHWLNTHAAIEPFVIATNRQLSVLHPIHKLLHPHFRDTMNINALARQILINAGGVLELTVFPSKYAMEMSAVVYRNWVFPEQALPVDLVKRGVAVEDSSSPHGVRLLIQDYPYAVDGLEIWSAIKIWVTEYCNFYYKSDESVLKDDELQAWWKEVREEGHGDKKDEPWWPKMQTRQELIDSCTIIIWIASALHAAVNFGQYPYAGYLPNRPTLSRRFMPEPGTPEYEELKTNPDLAYLKTITPQLQTLLGISLIEILSRHTSDEVYLGQRDSSEWTKDQEPLAAFERFGKKLSEIEDQIVQMNGDENWKNRSGPVKVPYTLLFPTSEEGLTGKGIPNSVSI